From Macaca mulatta isolate MMU2019108-1 chromosome 1, T2T-MMU8v2.0, whole genome shotgun sequence, the proteins below share one genomic window:
- the C1H1orf122 gene encoding uncharacterized protein C1orf122 homolog isoform X2 — MLRQLGRRRPEPAGGGNVSAKPGAPPQPAVATRGGFPKDAGDGAAEP; from the exons ATGTTACGGCAGCTGGGCCGCCGGCGCCCGGAGCCGGCTGGTGGCGGG AACGTCTCAGCCAAACCCGGAGCGCCCCCGCAGCCGGCTGTCGCCACCAGAGGCGGCTTTCCAAAGGATGCTGGCGATGGAGCTGCGGAGCCCTGA
- the C1H1orf122 gene encoding uncharacterized protein C1orf122 homolog isoform X1, translating to MEWGPGSDWSRGEAAGVDRGKAGLGLGGRPPPQAPREERAQQLLDAVEQRQRQLLDTIAACEEMLRQLGRRRPEPAGGGNVSAKPGAPPQPAVATRGGFPKDAGDGAAEP from the exons ATGGAATGGGGCCCGGGCTCAGACTGGTCACGGGG GGAGGCTGCCGGCGTGGACCGCGGGAAGGCGGGGCTGGGGCTCGGCGGGAGGCCACCCCCGCAGGCGCCCCGGGAGGAGCGCGCCCAGCAGCTGCTGGACGCGGTGGAGCAGCGGCAGCGGCAGCTCCTGGACACCATCGCAGCCTGCGAGGAGATGTTACGGCAGCTGGGCCGCCGGCGCCCGGAGCCGGCTGGTGGCGGG AACGTCTCAGCCAAACCCGGAGCGCCCCCGCAGCCGGCTGTCGCCACCAGAGGCGGCTTTCCAAAGGATGCTGGCGATGGAGCTGCGGAGCCCTGA